Proteins encoded in a region of the Ralstonia pseudosolanacearum genome:
- a CDS encoding reverse transcriptase domain-containing protein codes for MGVEKRKVNWILDADISKFYDTIDHDWLIRFIEHRVADTRVVRLIRKWLHAGVLEDGRLTQSEVGTVQGGSISPLLSNIYLHYAFDLWVKQWRARHAEGDMIVVRYADDWVAGFQYLEDAGRFQRAVTERLTHFGLKLHKDKTRLIEFGRFARENCRRRNGGKPPTFEFLGFTHCCGKTSKGKFAVLRLTNAKRMRAKLRAVKEQLRRRMHQTVAEQGKYLRAVVTGYVRYFGVPRNGESLRRFRLCVGKLWHRALRRRSQKNRLKWQRMTRLIAHWLPPTQICHPYPHQRLIVTTQGRSRMR; via the coding sequence GTGGGTGTAGAGAAGCGGAAGGTGAACTGGATACTCGATGCCGACATCAGCAAGTTCTACGACACGATCGATCATGACTGGCTGATCAGGTTCATCGAACACCGGGTGGCTGACACGCGGGTCGTGCGGCTTATCAGGAAATGGCTGCACGCCGGCGTGCTGGAGGATGGCAGGCTGACGCAGAGCGAGGTGGGGACAGTTCAGGGTGGCAGCATTAGCCCGCTGCTGTCCAATATCTACCTTCACTATGCGTTCGACCTGTGGGTGAAACAGTGGCGTGCGCGGCATGCCGAAGGCGACATGATCGTTGTGCGATACGCCGATGATTGGGTCGCTGGGTTCCAGTACCTTGAAGACGCCGGGCGCTTCCAGCGCGCGGTGACCGAACGGCTGACCCACTTCGGCCTGAAGCTGCACAAAGACAAGACGCGGCTGATTGAGTTCGGACGCTTTGCGCGCGAGAATTGCCGACGCCGAAATGGGGGTAAGCCGCCTACCTTTGAATTCCTGGGCTTCACACACTGTTGTGGGAAGACCAGCAAAGGGAAGTTCGCGGTCCTGAGGCTGACCAACGCCAAGCGCATGCGCGCCAAGCTGCGGGCGGTCAAGGAGCAACTGCGCAGACGCATGCATCAGACCGTCGCGGAGCAAGGGAAGTATCTGAGAGCCGTGGTGACTGGGTATGTGCGGTACTTCGGAGTGCCGCGCAATGGAGAAAGTCTCAGACGTTTCCGTTTGTGCGTTGGCAAACTGTGGCACCGCGCCCTGCGCCGCCGGAGTCAGAAGAATCGCCTTAAGTGGCAACGGATGACCCGGCTCATTGCGCATTGGTTACCTCCCACGCAAATCTGTCATCCCTATCCTCACCAGCGTCTGATCGTCACGACCCAAGGCAGGAGCCGTATGCGGTAA
- a CDS encoding DUF1484 domain-containing protein, whose translation MREQKHSPQMLALVQQRQLIAQLATQAGRVGKRAKTEVIATARQLDTVSEQIYATTEEACARLLNVSTGLIGILQLLDVWSDRAWECRCLHCLLVPLKLELDDALSDIQKML comes from the coding sequence ATGCGTGAGCAGAAACATTCCCCGCAAATGCTTGCGCTCGTCCAGCAGCGGCAGCTGATCGCTCAACTTGCGACACAGGCAGGGCGAGTCGGCAAGCGCGCCAAGACCGAGGTCATCGCGACAGCCCGTCAGTTGGATACGGTGAGCGAGCAGATCTACGCAACGACGGAAGAAGCCTGCGCCCGACTGTTGAATGTCAGTACCGGCCTCATCGGCATCCTGCAGTTGCTCGACGTGTGGAGCGACCGGGCTTGGGAATGTCGATGCCTGCACTGCCTGTTGGTGCCACTTAAACTCGAATTGGATGACGCGCTGAGCGACATACAGAAGATGCTGTAG
- a CDS encoding filamentous hemagglutinin N-terminal domain-containing protein, with translation MARSIAAVVALISWLGPVQISWQAARQSAATIALHGTTVDSPFTSWRTTGRLLVRWGLRQAQAGAITDPTAPIRFTPTLTQTAGSNGGVPVIQITTPNQAGLSYNLLRSLTVDGIGLILNNSLAGGGTLLGGNVGGNANLATSGPASTILTQVTGTDPIRINGTVEVFGAPASVIFSAPAGIYTQGAGFTNTPRVTLSSGTPQFLNGSGANVSFDQATAWASWWAAGASRSTRRRAPRPVPGSRARSGRST, from the coding sequence GTGGCACGGTCCATCGCTGCCGTCGTTGCGCTCATCAGCTGGCTCGGCCCGGTGCAGATCTCCTGGCAAGCCGCCCGGCAGAGCGCCGCCACGATTGCACTGCACGGCACGACCGTCGACAGCCCATTCACGTCGTGGCGCACCACAGGCCGCCTGCTGGTGCGCTGGGGCCTGCGGCAGGCGCAGGCTGGCGCCATCACCGATCCCACCGCGCCGATCCGCTTCACGCCCACCCTCACGCAGACCGCGGGGTCGAATGGGGGTGTCCCAGTCATCCAGATCACAACGCCGAATCAGGCTGGGCTGTCATACAACCTGCTGCGCTCGCTGACGGTCGATGGCATCGGCCTGATCCTGAACAACAGCCTGGCCGGCGGCGGCACGCTCCTGGGCGGCAACGTCGGCGGCAACGCGAACCTGGCCACGTCGGGCCCGGCCTCGACGATCCTGACGCAGGTCACGGGCACCGATCCGATCCGCATCAACGGCACGGTGGAGGTGTTCGGCGCGCCGGCCAGCGTGATTTTTTCCGCGCCAGCGGGCATCTATACGCAGGGCGCTGGGTTTACGAACACGCCACGGGTGACGCTGTCCAGCGGTACACCGCAGTTTCTGAACGGCAGCGGCGCAAACGTTTCATTCGACCAGGCCACCGCGTGGGCTTCCTGGTGGGCAGCGGGCGCATCCAGATCGACCCGGCGGCGGGCTCCACGGCCGGTGCCGGGATCGAGGGCACGGTCGGGGCGATCAACCTGA
- a CDS encoding beta strand repeat-containing protein: MGFLVGSGRIQIDPAAGSTAGAGIEGTVGAINLIGQTVGVNAPLYAGNQISVIAGNQQVAPVATGTGRAGSDWQVSGAGANAAANSASAQNGLAIDATAFGAMTAGQIKLISTAQGLGVRAAGDLAANTSNVNIDANGDVSVGNVYGQQTAGIATTGSVSTSGAVRAQQDVTIGAGGDVTLGGAAQAGNNVTVSAGGNVAGSGDLSAVHGLSVSAGSSANLGGNLNAASIAVTAQGKDGTGDVTLGGKVASPGGIALNAARDTTIAGQLTGGSGVSVNAGRNLSVSGAIGSVGDLNLAAAAGSVSTTGAVTTQANLTASAGQDVRLGGTTAANGHVAIQANAGSITTAGTLTAAQDIALTAGQNATLSAATQTGGNLTVTAGNTVGGAGNLTASKAIDVQAGGSVDVNGNVSANRIAMQAAGRDGVGDIRLGGNVGAPGTITLNAARDTTIAGSVVSDSDLNLATQRNLSVGGVVGSTKGNVSLAARTGAVTTQGAVITRAILLSARAPTPAWAARSARRARPASTRAAI, from the coding sequence GTGGGCTTCCTGGTGGGCAGCGGGCGCATCCAGATCGACCCGGCGGCGGGCTCCACGGCCGGTGCCGGGATCGAGGGCACGGTCGGGGCGATCAACCTGATCGGCCAGACGGTGGGCGTCAATGCGCCGCTGTACGCGGGCAACCAGATCAGCGTGATCGCGGGGAACCAGCAGGTCGCGCCGGTGGCGACGGGCACGGGCCGGGCGGGTTCCGATTGGCAGGTGAGCGGCGCGGGCGCCAATGCGGCGGCCAACAGCGCGAGCGCGCAGAACGGCCTGGCGATCGACGCGACGGCGTTCGGCGCGATGACGGCGGGGCAGATCAAGCTGATCTCGACGGCGCAGGGGCTGGGCGTGCGCGCCGCCGGCGACCTGGCGGCCAATACCAGCAACGTCAATATCGATGCCAATGGCGATGTCAGCGTCGGCAACGTGTATGGGCAGCAGACCGCCGGCATCGCGACGACGGGGTCGGTGAGCACGAGCGGTGCCGTGCGGGCGCAGCAGGACGTGACGATCGGGGCCGGCGGTGACGTGACGCTCGGCGGTGCGGCGCAGGCGGGCAACAACGTGACGGTGAGCGCGGGCGGCAATGTTGCCGGATCGGGCGATCTGTCTGCCGTGCATGGCTTGAGCGTGAGCGCGGGCAGCAGCGCCAATCTGGGCGGCAACCTGAACGCGGCGAGCATTGCCGTGACCGCGCAGGGCAAGGATGGCACGGGCGATGTCACGCTGGGCGGCAAGGTGGCTTCGCCTGGAGGCATTGCGCTGAATGCGGCGCGCGATACGACGATCGCGGGGCAGTTGACCGGCGGCAGCGGCGTGTCGGTCAACGCCGGCCGCAACCTGTCGGTCTCCGGGGCGATCGGCAGCGTGGGCGATCTGAATCTCGCCGCCGCTGCGGGCAGTGTGAGCACCACGGGTGCCGTCACCACGCAAGCCAACCTGACGGCGAGCGCGGGGCAGGACGTTCGCCTGGGCGGCACCACCGCCGCCAACGGCCATGTCGCGATCCAGGCAAACGCCGGCAGCATCACGACGGCCGGCACGCTGACGGCCGCGCAGGACATCGCGCTCACCGCCGGGCAGAACGCAACGCTGAGTGCCGCCACCCAGACCGGCGGCAATCTGACGGTCACGGCCGGCAATACGGTCGGCGGCGCGGGCAATCTCACCGCATCAAAAGCCATCGACGTCCAGGCAGGCGGCAGCGTCGATGTGAACGGCAATGTCAGCGCGAACCGGATCGCCATGCAGGCCGCCGGCCGCGATGGCGTTGGTGACATTCGCCTGGGCGGCAACGTCGGCGCACCGGGCACGATTACCCTCAACGCAGCACGCGACACCACCATTGCCGGCAGTGTGGTGTCCGACAGTGATCTGAATCTCGCGACCCAGCGCAATCTGAGCGTGGGTGGCGTGGTCGGCAGCACCAAGGGCAATGTCAGCCTGGCCGCGCGCACGGGTGCGGTGACGACCCAGGGCGCGGTCATCACACGGGCAATCTTGTTGTCAGCTCGGGCGCCGACACCAGCCTGGGCGGCCAGGTCAGCGCGGCGGGCACGGCCAGCGTCAACGCGGGCGGCAATCTGA
- a CDS encoding EndoU domain-containing protein: MAAALGHDALSAATAAQNEVLNNTCGSEDPNGCGKKYAAAGAAAGGVITATASVGVDAVTGGLNILATPAEVAAGSALGGAVGGLFGAFRDRIEGGGPLFSSGNEGDAAATGDDANGKTGEDKPSLLDEKGETHILDGDGPGKGGGHRAGTGKSGKSEFPPSWSDEKIKGEVSDVATDPNSVRTPQQNGRIKVQGKRDGVDITVIVEPSSRGGRIVTGFPTNTPRNP, encoded by the coding sequence GTGGCTGCGGCACTGGGGCACGATGCCCTTTCCGCTGCAACCGCGGCTCAGAACGAAGTTCTGAATAACACGTGTGGTAGCGAAGACCCGAACGGCTGCGGTAAAAAGTATGCTGCTGCAGGGGCTGCCGCAGGGGGGGTGATCACGGCGACAGCTTCTGTCGGCGTGGATGCCGTGACGGGAGGATTGAATATCCTCGCGACTCCCGCTGAGGTAGCCGCAGGTTCTGCACTTGGAGGAGCGGTTGGTGGTCTGTTTGGGGCATTTCGGGATCGGATTGAGGGTGGCGGGCCACTTTTCAGTTCTGGGAATGAAGGGGATGCAGCTGCCACCGGTGATGATGCCAATGGAAAGACCGGTGAAGACAAGCCGAGTTTGCTCGATGAAAAAGGGGAGACGCACATCCTCGATGGCGATGGGCCAGGCAAGGGTGGCGGACATCGTGCCGGAACCGGCAAATCGGGGAAGAGTGAATTTCCACCAAGTTGGTCTGATGAAAAAATTAAGGGGGAGGTGTCCGATGTCGCCACTGATCCGAATTCAGTTCGCACGCCGCAACAAAATGGAAGAATCAAAGTTCAGGGAAAACGGGATGGCGTCGATATTACGGTGATTGTTGAGCCATCTAGTCGAGGTGGACGGATTGTTACAGGTTTTCCGACTAATACGCCACGGAATCCGTGA
- a CDS encoding DUF4265 domain-containing protein, with product MDADLHKLVDERDGVFKVVVSLPEDAWHKFSSELLWAEALEDGTMRVLNTPFFAKGLSYGDVISIKVESDGIFFNSVVSSGGHSTYRLILNESIDDAIFKGRWNDLAELGCIYESFLLGVAYMYAIDVPPSVDVIKVYSLLEAGENDEIWDFDEGNCAG from the coding sequence ATGGACGCAGATCTGCATAAATTGGTTGATGAAAGAGATGGTGTCTTCAAGGTAGTGGTTTCTTTGCCAGAAGATGCTTGGCACAAATTTTCATCTGAGTTGCTTTGGGCAGAGGCATTGGAGGATGGGACGATGCGTGTCCTGAATACTCCATTCTTCGCTAAGGGTTTAAGCTACGGGGATGTGATTTCGATAAAAGTTGAGTCTGACGGAATTTTTTTCAATTCAGTCGTATCTAGCGGCGGACACTCCACCTATCGCCTAATTTTGAATGAATCCATCGATGACGCAATTTTCAAGGGTAGATGGAACGATCTCGCTGAACTAGGTTGCATATACGAATCTTTTTTGCTCGGGGTTGCGTATATGTACGCAATTGATGTTCCACCTTCGGTAGACGTCATCAAGGTATATTCATTGTTGGAGGCGGGCGAAAATGACGAAATATGGGACTTTGATGAAGGGAATTGTGCCGGATAA
- a CDS encoding DUF5076 domain-containing protein codes for MLRVWIAEGKLHCSMKIGMYLETMNVPEERAWGGDSG; via the coding sequence ATGCTTCGTGTTTGGATTGCAGAGGGGAAATTGCATTGCTCCATGAAGATTGGGATGTACTTGGAGACCATGAATGTTCCGGAGGAAAGGGCGTGGGGGGGGGATTCTGGCTGA
- a CDS encoding IS630 family transposase, whose product MRLVERSRRRPPQVAAREHGRHGGRRCARRISDTGADRAARAGSSWATAAMSDRDTGRGAQARRLLFQAQPLLAQKKRCEEEFAVKADVLGKLQQAARDQAIRLLYLDEAGFAASPVVQRAWSPRGLPHCVEPHSHCRRSVLGAFDYGQNSLIHAAHAHSIKGPDVEQFLDALIRQDDSRPTIIVLDNAAIHHSISEETRDRWFREHKALLFFLPPYSPELNMIEIVWKHFKYHWRRFVNWTRDTIDAELAELLSGYGSKFQINFS is encoded by the coding sequence GTGCGGCTTGTTGAGCGGTCACGGCGGCGGCCGCCCCAGGTCGCTGCCCGAGAACATGGTCGCCACGGCGGTCGACGCTGCGCGCGCCGAATCTCTGACACTGGCGCAGATCGCGCAGCGCGTGCAGGAAGTTCATGGGCAACCGCTGCCATGTCAGATCGAGACACTGGGCGCGGCGCTCAAGCGCGAAGGCTTCTCTTTCAAGCGCAACCGCTACTCGCTCAAAAAAAACGGTGCGAAGAGGAGTTCGCTGTGAAAGCAGACGTGCTCGGCAAGCTCCAGCAGGCCGCGCGCGACCAGGCCATCCGGCTCCTCTATCTCGATGAGGCTGGCTTTGCAGCTTCGCCCGTTGTGCAGCGCGCATGGTCACCACGAGGGCTGCCCCATTGTGTTGAACCGCACAGCCACTGCCGACGTTCTGTGCTCGGTGCGTTCGACTACGGGCAGAACAGCCTGATTCACGCCGCGCATGCGCACAGCATCAAAGGCCCCGATGTCGAGCAGTTTCTCGATGCGCTGATTCGGCAAGACGACAGCCGACCCACCATCATCGTCCTCGACAACGCAGCCATTCATCACAGCATCAGCGAGGAAACCCGCGACCGCTGGTTCAGGGAACACAAAGCGCTCCTGTTCTTTCTGCCGCCCTACAGCCCCGAACTGAACATGATCGAGATCGTCTGGAAGCACTTCAAATATCACTGGCGTCGCTTCGTCAACTGGACACGCGACACCATCGACGCTGAACTAGCCGAACTCCTATCCGGCTACGGCTCCAAATTTCAAATCAATTTTTCGTGA
- a CDS encoding filamentous hemagglutinin N-terminal domain-containing protein gives MQSQHRPAQLAALLGLCAVFIPPAAIAAGIVPDGGTATTVTTGPTGRPVVNIAPSTAGVSHNTYTSFNVGPVGADLNNATVRARTIVNQVTSTDPSLIQGNIAVLGPRANVIIANPNGITVDGGSFTNTGNVALTTGQVSFNDFTTGAGQLQRNVVLNTGSGSINIGPGGLAGAMLNLELIAKQVRVAGAVQNSFTDANSRVRIVAGNSRAEVDTSVSPTDNLNPWVTYSSTGSGRPLGLAIDIASGGSLTGGRIELLVTDQGAGVRHAGAALATAGDFVISSTGDLQLAGGSISAANDVLIGSAGLLGNGALTAARNLQVSANKVHLDGVALSAGTASQAGSIVIGASGQVHTEPVTIDHGTLNATGGIGLFDAGPGVSMTATQLTAAQNVVAQVGSLSLGADASGASRWTSQQGTVAITAPGAVQVAGSKIDGTGGTTVQAGAIALSAVNGAAATVQSSGGDVTLNATGAYAQTDSNVIAAGHATIHGGSVHIAASALPASVAAMNGGVLIQSDADLVNIGGLIQGKARNAGQSASEGAVTLIAAGAVRNDATASTQGIVFGQDDDVVVRAGGDIVNHQSRILSNAKLTLAAQGDVFNTLDKTAGANGERPVAWTSSGTRWLFLRNHSAGLDVDYGSIPQTGQVPYFVSQTGTAISGRNVSNVGGQVLANGGDIAITAANVFHNEALATGSAHFSRSCMIFCRSAASSTVSTTGGAISAGGNLSIRAGTLAENIGGQVLSVGSMTVTAPKVRAVGITGYTALARERGFKAFFGDTWARLYAADVGGSWFAIGGGLTINGQGQIEGGSFDGQTVSASDGIVTVRAKSRQPVSVESRVGLTSWLWQ, from the coding sequence GTGCAGTCACAACACCGCCCGGCCCAACTAGCCGCGCTACTCGGCCTCTGCGCCGTCTTCATCCCACCGGCCGCCATCGCCGCCGGCATCGTCCCAGACGGCGGCACCGCCACCACAGTCACCACCGGCCCCACCGGTCGCCCCGTGGTCAACATCGCCCCCAGCACCGCAGGCGTCTCCCACAACACCTACACGTCATTCAACGTCGGCCCAGTCGGCGCCGACCTGAACAACGCCACCGTCCGCGCCCGCACCATCGTCAACCAGGTCACCAGCACCGACCCGTCGCTGATCCAGGGCAACATCGCCGTGCTCGGCCCGCGCGCTAACGTGATCATCGCCAACCCGAACGGCATCACGGTGGACGGCGGTTCGTTCACCAACACGGGCAACGTGGCGCTGACCACGGGCCAGGTGTCGTTCAACGACTTCACCACGGGCGCGGGCCAGCTGCAGCGCAACGTGGTGCTCAACACTGGTTCGGGCAGCATCAACATCGGTCCGGGCGGCCTGGCCGGTGCGATGCTGAACCTGGAGCTGATCGCCAAGCAGGTGCGCGTGGCGGGGGCGGTGCAGAACAGTTTCACCGATGCCAACAGCCGCGTGCGCATCGTCGCGGGCAACAGCCGGGCGGAGGTCGATACCAGTGTGTCGCCCACCGACAACCTGAACCCGTGGGTCACCTACAGCAGCACGGGGTCGGGTCGGCCGCTGGGGCTGGCCATCGATATCGCGTCGGGCGGGTCGCTCACGGGTGGGCGGATCGAGCTGCTGGTCACGGACCAGGGCGCGGGCGTGCGGCATGCCGGCGCGGCGCTTGCGACGGCCGGCGACTTCGTCATCAGCAGCACGGGCGATTTGCAGCTGGCCGGCGGCAGCATCAGCGCGGCCAATGATGTGCTGATCGGTTCGGCGGGGCTGCTGGGCAATGGGGCGTTGACCGCTGCCCGCAACCTCCAGGTGAGTGCGAACAAGGTCCACCTCGATGGCGTCGCGCTGTCGGCGGGTACCGCGTCGCAGGCCGGCAGCATCGTGATCGGCGCGTCGGGGCAGGTGCACACCGAGCCGGTCACGATCGACCACGGCACGCTGAATGCGACGGGCGGCATCGGCCTGTTCGATGCGGGGCCCGGCGTGTCCATGACGGCGACGCAGCTGACCGCGGCCCAGAACGTCGTTGCGCAGGTCGGGTCGCTGTCGCTCGGCGCGGATGCGTCGGGCGCGAGCCGATGGACGTCGCAGCAGGGCACGGTGGCGATCACCGCGCCCGGTGCGGTGCAGGTGGCGGGCAGCAAGATCGATGGCACGGGCGGGACGACGGTGCAGGCCGGCGCCATCGCGCTCAGCGCGGTGAACGGCGCGGCGGCCACGGTGCAGTCCTCGGGCGGCGACGTGACGCTGAATGCCACGGGCGCCTACGCGCAGACCGACTCGAACGTCATCGCCGCCGGTCACGCGACGATCCACGGTGGCAGCGTCCACATCGCCGCGTCGGCGCTGCCGGCGTCGGTGGCGGCCATGAATGGCGGGGTGCTGATCCAGAGCGATGCGGATCTCGTCAACATCGGCGGGCTGATCCAGGGCAAGGCGCGCAACGCCGGCCAATCGGCCTCCGAAGGCGCGGTCACGCTGATTGCGGCCGGCGCCGTGCGCAACGATGCCACCGCGAGCACACAGGGCATCGTCTTCGGCCAGGACGACGATGTGGTGGTGCGCGCCGGCGGCGACATCGTCAACCACCAGAGCCGCATCCTGTCGAACGCGAAGCTGACGCTGGCGGCGCAGGGCGACGTGTTCAACACGCTGGACAAGACCGCCGGCGCCAACGGCGAGCGGCCCGTGGCCTGGACCAGCAGCGGCACGCGTTGGCTGTTCCTGCGCAACCACAGCGCGGGGCTCGATGTGGATTACGGTTCGATTCCGCAGACGGGCCAGGTGCCGTATTTCGTGTCGCAGACGGGCACGGCGATCAGCGGCCGCAACGTCAGCAACGTCGGCGGGCAGGTGCTCGCCAACGGGGGCGATATCGCCATCACGGCCGCCAACGTGTTCCATAACGAAGCGTTGGCGACGGGCTCGGCGCACTTCAGCCGCAGTTGCATGATCTTCTGCCGCAGCGCGGCGTCGAGCACGGTGTCGACCACGGGTGGAGCGATTTCCGCAGGGGGCAATCTGTCCATCCGAGCCGGCACGCTGGCCGAGAACATCGGCGGGCAGGTGCTGTCCGTCGGCAGCATGACCGTGACCGCGCCCAAGGTGCGCGCGGTCGGCATCACCGGTTACACGGCGCTGGCGCGCGAGCGCGGCTTCAAGGCGTTCTTCGGCGATACGTGGGCGCGCCTGTACGCGGCCGATGTGGGTGGCAGCTGGTTTGCCATCGGCGGTGGCCTGACAATCAACGGCCAGGGGCAGATCGAGGGCGGCAGTTTTGATGGGCAGACCGTCAGCGCCAGCGATGGCATCGTGACGGTGCGGGCGAAGTCGCGGCAGCCGGTGTCGGTTGAGTCGCGTGTCGGCTTGACGTCGTGGTTGTGGCAGTGA
- a CDS encoding ShlB/FhaC/HecB family hemolysin secretion/activation protein, with protein sequence MRVKPFSLAAALLWAMAAQAQVPPPAPPGPLIEDPAQRALRERQDTERHREATQPAPQIAVAPGVPDNAAVDAVVESGTVFDIHRIELTGNTVLDAETVERVTQPFLNRALGANRINLLLRRLTEAFVARGFVTTRAYLAPQNLKVGVLTIAVVPGKVEALQINGKTVRTTVPDAQIAEGPQAGGWLTDAGTVWSMPTVGDTLKLSDLEQGVDQINRLRRNQAEVQILPGQAPGGSVIALANQPGDRFRFSAGTDNYGSRATGTTRLRAGIDADNALGLQEAVSLSYIGTRDTNAAIVSAAVPFGYNTFSYTGSLSEYNSLIGDTALLYGRTFAHAFGWNRVIERDQAGRTAFDVTLTHRRSEREVNNLLFEPQSLSVLRVALNGLRKFAVGNQGGYATWEAGLSRGMDALNASHDAPDITRDEAHSQFWKLDGNASTQLPLPAVGSAALAYRGQVSAQWSNVALFGSEQIFAGGMGSVRGFREGLISGDRGLTLRNEVVWGNVPVLAGVRIEPYVFLDGGQTQLVANQHWQYLAGTGVGVRLAANAGKHAFTSELLLGRALVQPAELGSKATVLLATMNYSF encoded by the coding sequence ATGAGAGTGAAACCTTTCTCGCTGGCAGCGGCGTTGCTGTGGGCAATGGCCGCCCAGGCACAAGTTCCTCCGCCCGCGCCGCCGGGCCCGCTCATTGAGGACCCGGCCCAGCGCGCCCTGCGCGAGCGCCAGGACACCGAGCGCCACCGCGAGGCCACGCAGCCCGCGCCGCAGATCGCCGTGGCGCCGGGGGTACCCGACAACGCCGCCGTCGATGCGGTGGTCGAGTCGGGCACGGTGTTCGACATCCACCGCATCGAGTTGACCGGCAACACGGTGCTGGATGCGGAAACCGTCGAGCGCGTCACGCAGCCCTTCCTGAACCGTGCGCTCGGCGCCAACCGCATCAACCTGCTGCTGCGCCGGCTGACCGAAGCGTTCGTCGCGCGCGGCTTTGTCACCACGCGCGCCTACCTGGCACCGCAGAACCTCAAGGTGGGCGTGCTGACCATTGCCGTGGTGCCGGGCAAGGTCGAGGCGCTGCAGATCAACGGCAAGACGGTCCGCACCACGGTGCCCGATGCCCAGATCGCGGAAGGCCCACAGGCCGGCGGCTGGCTGACCGATGCCGGCACGGTGTGGTCGATGCCGACGGTGGGTGACACGCTCAAGCTGTCCGATCTGGAGCAGGGCGTCGATCAGATCAACCGCTTGCGCCGCAACCAGGCCGAGGTGCAGATCCTGCCGGGCCAGGCGCCGGGCGGCTCCGTGATCGCGCTGGCCAACCAGCCGGGCGATCGCTTCCGCTTCAGCGCTGGCACCGACAACTACGGCAGCCGCGCCACCGGCACCACGCGCCTGCGCGCCGGCATCGACGCGGACAACGCGCTCGGCTTGCAGGAGGCGGTGTCACTGTCGTACATCGGCACGCGCGACACCAACGCGGCCATCGTCTCGGCGGCTGTGCCGTTCGGCTACAACACCTTCAGCTATACCGGCTCGCTGTCGGAGTACAACAGCCTGATCGGCGATACCGCGCTGCTCTATGGACGCACGTTCGCGCATGCCTTCGGCTGGAACCGCGTGATCGAGCGCGACCAGGCGGGCCGCACCGCGTTCGACGTGACGCTCACGCACCGGCGCAGCGAGCGCGAGGTCAACAACCTGCTGTTCGAGCCGCAGAGCCTGTCGGTGCTGCGTGTGGCGCTCAACGGGCTGCGCAAGTTCGCCGTGGGCAACCAGGGCGGCTATGCGACCTGGGAGGCGGGGCTGTCGCGCGGTATGGATGCGCTCAATGCGAGCCACGACGCACCGGACATCACGCGCGACGAGGCGCATAGCCAGTTCTGGAAGCTGGACGGTAACGCCAGCACGCAACTGCCGCTGCCCGCCGTCGGCAGCGCTGCGCTGGCGTATCGCGGGCAGGTGTCGGCGCAGTGGTCGAATGTCGCGCTGTTCGGCTCGGAGCAGATCTTTGCCGGCGGCATGGGCTCGGTGCGCGGCTTCCGCGAGGGGCTGATCAGCGGCGACCGCGGCCTGACCCTGCGCAACGAAGTGGTGTGGGGCAACGTGCCCGTGCTGGCCGGCGTGCGCATCGAGCCCTATGTCTTCCTGGACGGCGGACAGACGCAGTTGGTGGCGAACCAGCACTGGCAGTACCTGGCCGGCACCGGCGTGGGCGTGCGGCTGGCTGCGAACGCCGGCAAGCATGCTTTTACCAGCGAGCTGCTGCTCGGCCGCGCGCTGGTGCAACCCGCGGAACTCGGCAGCAAGGCCACGGTCTTGCTGGCCACAATGAACTACTCGTTTTAG